The Argiope bruennichi chromosome 9, qqArgBrue1.1, whole genome shotgun sequence nucleotide sequence ggaaatttaaatgcataatttgaggtagcattctatttatttaaaaaacaataaatagtctCATAAAACCTAAAAACTACTACGAAAAAgttccaatataaataaaaaaaaaatctattttagagATTCAAACACttgaataaatcaatgaataaaaactaACTGAATAATTACTACAAATAGACAAATTATTCTTTAGTTCAAATGCCAATTTTGATCTGTGCCTATATTTTGGAGTTGTCATAGTAAAAActaatcatatgattttttttttttatttcaacagattTTCCAGTTCTCTACAGTTAAAGGTGTGGTGATTCATGAAAACATTAACAGTTCTATATTTTGCAGCCAACTACACAAAATTAAGGTATgctatattaataaaacaaactagaaacagaattaaagatttaattttataaaataaaattcaaattaatgtacCTGTCCTTTTGACAAACAAATAAATTGTAGGAGTTTTCTGCACCAATAACTGTATCATCATCCAGTATTTCAACACAAGTCATCCAATTTGGGTGATGATCGCGAGCAATCTAAaggtaaaaagaatgaaatgaatagataaaattataacaaacattatgtagattaaaaaaaaaaattatttctccagtgctcaaaacatttttttattataaatgtcagTATGAAAGGAATTGTAATgcagatatttctaaaatttctaatttcttcacGGAACAAtacatttggaaaaattatttttaaaactcttcagAAAAACTGAATACaagctgaaaaattttaaaaaaaaccaaaaaaaaaaaaaaaaaaaaaaccaacataATTCTTAAAACTCATTCCTGAGAAATATCTCTTCCAATTACCTCGggctatctacaaaaagaaatgtggGCAgacttgatttaatttttggcaaaaaataaattaactaaacataaaatatatggtaagtcattaaaaaaaatgtatgagttcagtaaaataataaataaagctgaaattaatttcaaaattatgtctcaaaagttattcaaaatgtaGTAGATAACACTTCTGAAGATCTATCTACTGTtagtttcagtattctgagacaacCACTTTTTGACGATTCTATCTTGTTAAGGGGAGAGACGTGGAAGGATGAGCGCACTTTTGGAATTCGTCactctttgaccttgatttttgtcctattagatacttttttgtttaatttttttcaagtgtaTGTGAGCATCATATCGTTCCTGAccgtaatattttaattcagtccacgAGTAatccgaatttattttattgttaaatatacaCATCTCCTTCTCTCGCCTTTCCTCTCAAccctattttgataaataaaacccATCCTCATTCTAAAACCTTTTGCACAAAAGGTCTTAGAATCTGTTACCGTCTGTGTGTGCTGGTTTCCACAGACCAGACTGTAGAGACCCACaattacaaaatttggcacatatatactttggaggaagGAAATATGCACCCCAggagcctttttttttaaaatttgaacaggttaaaaatttttgatatttaaccCGGCAATTTGACAAGATATtggcaatttttctttcaataatttcaaaaactttaaaaaatattatatcagaaaaacaaattttacataatcttaaaatttaaaaaaattaagcataaatcataacaatataattcattgttgctattaatataTCATCTAGACCAATATGATCAAGATAGgaaatttagcttatttttcaATGCTGAGTAAGTTTCAGTATAAAGCATGCTTTTCATAAAATGCttgcaaattttaatacatttacaaTTAACGTTAGCCTCAGAATCATGCAAtggtaaaaatgaaaaagaacccATTCTGAAATATTGTAGCTATTTCAGTTATATAATTGGGtgtataaagaaacaaaaatctgagaaatgcagattttaaaatGGATAGAATGCTGccagcttctaaaataatatgttgtatgtctatcaaaatttgaagtttaaaaatattttctgcggAAGAGGTTAAGgtcaagttacacaaaatatttaacttgaaatttttagcaactttAAATCAATAGAGGTGgctaatgtatattatatatacataaactcACCACTCATTATTAAAGATATCTCTATCATACCAATATTTGTgcaatatagataatattaaatgCCTTTAAGTTATCATAGAAGCGAAGAATGCTTACCTCttatcattttcattatataatttcatccatatcatttcaaaagtaaatgcAGTTTGAATATTAGATATAAGTTTCCTTGTTTAAATACAAACTATGATAATGATTCTCATGACACAACTTTCAGAACATTTCACCAATTCAGATCCTAAGAAAACTTAAATActtcttgtttaaaaatttaaaaccttctatgttttctttttatcttgtttataaacataataagtacataataaaacattttgtactGCCATGGGGTATATTTAACAAAGAATGTAAATCTCAGTTGAATTCGAAAGTCATCTAGCACAGAAAGATCGAAAATAGCaaagagtttaaattttaatttttctttaacttccaTCTGATTGATGATTGTAAGGTTATCACcttatcaaaaagaataatttttttaaaatatttttttttcaatagtcaCAATTACTTAGAAGTTAAGAGGCTAAAAAGTGACTTTTGACTGCTAACTTTAATTGTATCGTAACAACCTACACATATCGTACCTGGTTCGAAAGCTCTCACCAGTTGCATTCTGTTCCACCCACACAACTCCTACTTTTATGATGTTAgatatttagataaaagaaatggcaaaaatAGGTAACATTTCCTTTCCTTTCTCTTTTTGTTGCATAGCaactttcaacattttttccagattatgaattatgttaaatttatgtatagtACTTAAAATCTGTTACTTTTAGTAGCTATTCAAACAAATGAAGATTTATAGGAATAAACTTACCTCTTCAAAACTACCCTCAAGAggtttatatactaataatgccAAAGACCGCATGATATCACCAACTAAAATGAAGTCgccttttgtttttaaatataaggcaataatattgttaaaatagcTACATTCATTATGCAGTTCTCTTTCAGGAGTCCATTCATAAAGACGCACAGTACTATTGATAGCAGCAAGAAGTTTACGATTGAATTCAACCATAGTATAGGGTGCacctttgatttctttttcagcaATTTGTTGAAGTTTTCCTGTTTGaagtaaaaagaattataaatatagtttttgctCTTGTTTatagtctttttatttattgatcacttaaaaaaaaatctatcaaccCAAAAAGTATAAAACAGGTAAATACCATATTCACAATATTCCATGTGCATACTACAGCATTCTGAAGAATattctcatttatatttaatacctattataaaactgaaaaagtttgatttttcgTCTCATACATACCATCTTTCcacatgaatataataaatctGCCCTGCTTTGGTTCTGAATCTTCACTATTTACAATTGCTGTACCAACCACATAGTATGTATTTGGGTCTTCGCCAAGCTTGGTAGAAACAATACTCATGGCATACTCATTTGGTAAAAATTGGTGAGCATGCAGAACTGCAAACAGATTatgatttatttagatatatgaaaatgtttcaattctaacactatttaaataactaatttgtgtaaatataaaaatactataaaatttagaaaacaaagatattttttaaagaaatttttaaaaaatgagcaaaagAAACGCAAATAgcttaatttgcaaaataattatttccactaTTAGAAAGAGATATGAAGGTatttgaataatgataaaatgtgaACTTCATAgattacaacaaaaaaattttcatttaagaatcaAATACGCACCTTCAAACGTATGTTGGTCAATAATTAGCAAACTGTACACATCAACTTCTTGACCACAATCATCTGCGCTTGGGCCACCAGAATTTGTTAGTTTAATAATGGAATTAGCACTTGTActataagaaaataatagtttgttttaaaaaattctaagagccaaaaattgattaattttctttaaaaaaatattttaaaaatacatctgaagcaaataatctttcaaaaattcacaGAACAGTAAATTGAGATGAGAATTTCCCGTTACACACCAAGTTTTAGGAACAAAAAAGTAACAAGATCTGAAATCAACTGTAAACAATGACtaagatgaaaaaatttattcaagtgaTGTTCATACACCTCCTCTGGTACTGGAATTGTCCTTAACCCTTTAACaaccaaattattttccagtATTAATTAGGTATAAATtccagaaaaattcttttcaatctttttaaaaacatcaagatagccgtgaaaaaaaaaaaattcattcctaaaataattatttttgctattaaaaaatatttcaacttctcTGGAAAAAGTGAACTTGTGTCTGATATTACACTATGTGGCAGACTCTATGATCTAGTTATTAAATTAGTCACAAATGTATTTTGAAGAGTAAGAATAGAAAGAGTAggaatttttagaacaatttttctttgaaattagaattttaattaattgaaaattaaggaagATGCAGATGTTTTGccataataatttttggaaatattattacacaaaataatttttacattaactaaAAAACCATTATGataaaatgatatcaatttgGTAGCTGTCCAccttttccttcaattttaataaatttttaaacataatttgcaaTAACCAGTTTCCCTTCAAGTGCTGAAATCAAAGGAATGAAGattcaacttattattattattattaacattctaTGATAgtatcaaaatcaattaaatttctttttactacatcaaatttttttaatgaaatttgtgaaCATAAGTCTTTAAGATATTAGTTTATTAGAAGGTGAGCTTTATAAGTAGACAGATTAtggcagatatttttaaatttttttatcagcaaTTTTTAATTCAGCTAAAATACTGTTGGACATAAAATATGCTGCATGATTTCAACATTTGCATCAACAATGTACTTTTCATGAACAATAAGAAAATGATATTGGTGCTGAACAGCATGATATTAGATGTTACAATGCATGAAAAAGTATATCCTGTAACTTCACTTCTTTAATGATGCTCAAGGAGAAAATGAAAACAACAAGTGGAAGGTTAAAAATAACATAGTAGATAGGTCATTCATAATTACAATTTAACAATACTTTGCTAAAGAAATCAAGAATACAAAGCTATTCATAAGAGTTAGAaggaaaattaacattaatagaaaaaaagctGGTTGCTAATAACAATCAGtgcattataaaaatacactaaataatttaatcaatagatataaaattatatttaaaaattcatagttttcaGGATGATAATTGctataaataagcaattttatttgaaaaacaatatacagcattttcaacttaaaagatgtcaaataaaactttaaatttatccTGCACAAAAATAGCCCAAAACAAAtcacattaataattaatgaaatttattatttacatttattgataCTGTAATGGCACAAATGTATTCTTAAAGAAAACATATATCTCAAATAAAACACAGCACTTaggcttttcttaaaattatctatttaaattcaCAACAAAAGCATAACCATCATTCTTCCTCCAACACAGAAGCTCTTCTAatcatatcatataaaaaaacaataacccTCAATGGCGGCGACGAATCTCGCCAATCATTTTTGCAAACATCGCCAACGGCAGCCAAACATCACAGATACATTACAATTTATATGCTTTAAGAAAAACATACCTCACAGAAACATTTAATGCCTGTGTACTTGCGCTTCTTCTTGTAGGTGTCAGTCCACAACTATCATGGAAATCTATTCTTGTAGTTATAACACCAAATGTTTGAGTATCTTCTTGATAGGCAATAcgtctaaatatataaaaataagcaagGAAAATAAGAATAACACATTAgtagaaaagaatgaaatagatgtcctaaatcattaaatatagccaacaaaaaattttatcctaattttttttgttaaactattaatcaaaatataaaactaagaagcaaaatataaaataaaaaatattcttacagaGTAAAGGGCTTTTGACATTTCCAAggttaaaaatatacatattattttaaccATATACATATATCCACAAGCCAATATTTTACAACATGGAAGTAATATAGAATATAACTatcaactttaataaatatttcaatgaaaaataatttttaggtaaTTGAGACTTAAATTactgaaacataataaaaataatcaatttcatagtTAACATTAAAGCATTTCAAtctttaataagttaaaaatcaaCTACAGCAAAAATAGGCAATCTTATTTTGGGTGACGATTTATATTTCACTAGtaaaaaaatctgcagaaaatAGTGCCTTACTTTGTGTAATCGCACAATAGTTTATCAAAAAGGCTTGATTTTTGCTTTTGgctagagaattttattttagtttattttcaaaatatggaaaGTTTCACTTActgattttctaatattaaaaatctgatttttgtaGAGGGGGGATGTTCTATTTTAggttattaaattgtaataatcaacaaatataaagaaattctgttaaataaaatgaatttgagaaaCTACAACTCACTAAAATACATccccccctttaaaaaaaaaacactcgaaCATTTACTTCAAGTATAACACTAAtatcttagttattttttaaaaattaaatcgcttTTATAGCTGCTCTTAtaagaagtaaataatttaaagtcaAGCCCTTTGAAAGGTAAGTATACAGAGCACTGCCCGCGTACACTAACCACAAACTGCAAGATTTTCAGGATTATTTTCTCTCCAGCAGAAAATAACATTGAGGTTGTGTGTGTATATGTGGGTAGGTGGGCGTGGGTTGTTCCTTTTGAATTGGAGGCCTCAAATCATGTATATTTCTTCAAAGCATAAGGCAGAGGCATTAAATCTTCAGAAGTATGCACAagttagaagtttttttaaaaagggagTGGAGGGGGTAAAAATTTGCCCCTTAATATAATTGGTGATACACTGAAATCCTGTAcattattaaaacacttttttttttttaattttcagtatctgatcacataattaatttcataatttattactgACACATatccaaaattgaaatttgaatagaCTAAGTCAGAGTAAAATTTAAGTCCAGAAAACAAcatagcttaaaatattattataagaaattgtggtataataaaatgatatcaatGTATTTTCAAACtcatatataatacaatattaattttttaaatgctaaaatatatcacaattaGTTTATAACATACAAATACATTACCTAGGCGATTCTCCAAGTGGAACAGTTCTAATATGAAGCTTTTGAATTTCATCAATTGTGCCAATCAACAGAGCATGGTCATTTGAAAGGGCCAAACTACAAAAGgaacaatataacaatatatcCATCTACAAGTGTAAATTTAGATATGGCTAGATATAGttctattaacaaaataataattctcttttactaattgcaaatatttttccaatcaacAGAGCATGGTCATTTGAAAGGGCCAAACTACAAAAGgaacaatataacaatatatcCATCTACAAGTGTAAATTTAGATATGGCTAGATATAGttctattaacaaaataataattctcttttactaattgcaaatattttttaattacctaTCAGGATAACCCACAGAGTTAAGAGGGCACATATGACTGACTTCTTTCAGATTCACATTAGAGAATACTAGCTTATGATTGCTGGAATATATCACAGTTGGTCTATCAGAACAGGCAAATACATTTGTAGTAGCGAGTGAGCGAAAGGTTTTCAAAACTGTTGGTTGTGTTCCAAGAGTAACCTGGAAAAAATGATAAGTCAGAACTCTTACAGCATAACttctacaataataataatttatgaagaattagATACTAGCtcaccttttaatatttttctaagattttcaaattaaaaagataactaataaaatattgattttagaattccgagaaagatatttaaataatactgaaCTATTAATcctattacacatttttttggaGCAAGGGTGaatcaaatatgtttatatttaacaccATATATAGTATTACTATAGTTTATTCACAATCTTAATTATCCTAATTGCATTATTCCTACACCTATTCAAATGAACTGATTTTGAAATTACATGAAACACATTCATGCACTGTAACATATACAATGTAtgtataattattgcatttattttcatatgtgtAGATAGAAGACTGGCAACACAGATGATTGCAATTAATACTACAATGCCAAATCATTATCTAGACTGATATTGAATCTCTCAACATGCTGATAGAAAAACAAACACctcaaaaaataagattatagctaaacatcaatttattatttttcagggAATAATATCATCAATGGCATGCAAATGATTGAAtaacattatcaaaaataaattaccttCTTTTTCTCTGCAAGGCAACCAGTTTCTGGATCAATAGTAAAGTAAAAGAGAGATCCATCTCCCAAGGCACAAAGTAAATAATGCATGCTTTCAAAAGTAGTGGCAAGAATAGATCGAGGAATAATATCTATAACAAGCAATGAAAAATGTACAAAGAACTGAATGTACATCCtctaaatatgaaatgtttatcACAGATTTAATATACTAAAACTAAATACATAAagtatagttaataattttatttatctttgaatcaaaattattcaacaaacaaGGAATACAATAAATtcacacataaaataaaactgaaataaatactaattttaatgtAAACTATTATGTAATTATAAGTAATAATGTAAACTACTTTTAGATAATGAATGATATCACATATTAGATGATTTACActgatttatgataaaaatgaaactgtaccaaggattctttttaaaaaataaaaattatcatgggATGAAAATTCAATCCAATATCATAATATTAATGTGATACAATATGCATACACATATAAACAGAATTTcctaaaaaatacattatagaatataattggtaattttcataaatttattaaaaaaattaatttcaaatttttttagtatgtttagaagatgaaataatttctatttttttatctttaatttataactcattattatatatattatggaatCTTGCAATCAGGACTTTCTAATACACATTACATGAAATGAACGggatcaaaattgaataaaattataaaatactattatttaagttctaaaaatgttgaaatgtgcATTATCAATACgaatacatgtttaaaaaatttttaaactttaaacaaatcaagaagaaaacaaaaaaattatcacacaATTTCACCTTTATagacttaaaaaaatcaaattaaagaaaagaacataaaaaatgcaACTTATTCTTAAGGAAAGGGAATGCTATAaggttgtgtgtgtgtatatatataaataaatatggaatgaTCCTGCATTTTTCCTTTCCTAATAACTGGAAGTTCAACAGGGTTATAGCAAGGCAATTCAATGTTGATATAGATAGTTTATTCCTTCAAAGATCAGATTAGAATTTGATGCCTATTCAAAAATGTTGTATATGAAAAAGTTAAAGGAAGAGAATGTTTCAAAGAATTAACAGAATTTTGATAAgctaccaaaataataataataatttgatatattaattttgataccTATTCAATAATTATCCTCAAGTGCTTTAGTAACTGtttcttaaaacttcaaaattttacttgtaattttgttttgtttccttcAAATTATATATCAATTCACATAACATCAAagctaagaaaataataaatccaaaTTCTGGTTATAACCATAACACAATCAACTTTGACAAACATTGTTTCATATACAATTAATTCACTTAAAAAGTTACACTACacctcttttttttatcaaagcaaattacaattcaaaaagataatttttcactGTAATACTCACCACCACCTAGCATTTCTTTATGTATTTCTTTCAGAGAAGGAAGATTTAAAATTCGTATTGAAATATCTGTCCACAAACCAACAGCACAGATTGGAGTTTTCTCTGCACTATCCAATGGATTTACATCAAGACATGCAACTTCATTCTCCATTATAGTAtggctgaaatttttttaaacatttaatagttggatttagtaaaatatgttaataacagAGTGATCAAATCAATAGTAACCAAGtatgtatcaatttataataaattttcttccaaCTGGTGAATaaagttagaaaattttaatatgtaaaaatgtaaggATTCTCTATATTTAGGTTTATTAGTGGAAGTGTAAAAGGAAATTcggtaagatttttattttcaattacttgTTTTCACCTgtaattctcttttaatttttttctcatttaatgataatttattgagATTCTATTTTCATTCTAcacattcttcattattttttttcaatattctatagAAAGGTTCTTCAATTTTTGTGGAAAACACCATCAGACATTTATATCTATTCtgcattaaaattgaagaaacttCCTGATCATAATTTCCTTCTTTCTCTGTGTTTTACTGTAATTtgatctttctttcaaaaaagcatttatttatttttaataatttaaaatgtatatctgAGATAATTTAGGTGAATGACAgcaaaaggaaaaataagaaaCAGCATGAAAAAATTGGCACTGAAAAAGTTAACTTCATAAAAGcagcatattatttataaaacatattaaagaatctttgcttagcaaaataataaaattctgtcaatgtttttttccccatcaGAACCTTTTAacccataaaaatgaaataactaaaatttatgttGTCTATTACATTAAAAACAGAACACTTGTAAAATACAGAACAAAAATACAAAGCAATTAATGTTTTCATGATTACAAAATCTAGTTGACtaagttcaaagaattttttctaaaattgatgaaAACCTTGATTAGgttgattaaataaatgatttaagtaattaattgattagtttaaaaatcaattagattaaataaaattaaactaaccaGATTTCCTCAAATagataaattgataataataaaataagaaatatacagGGTGAAACCATCAAACATTTATATCtgcttgataaatttttatatgcaccagtatcaaatttttttaactatatctttaaaaatattcataatcaaTTAGACCATTACCCAGTTTGCCTTATTTCctcttcaaatatttcaaaataatacagtTCATTTCTAATTGCACACACAACTTGCGACATATTAGCAGATACAACACAAATTATCTGATTAGGAGGAGGCATCCACTGACTAAGAACTTGCTTGGTCGGTCTACTCAACAAACGGATGGATGATGCTGTCAcctattcaaaacattaagataagaattaaggaaaaaaaaaaagtaaataatttaaatattttaaaccaattttataaCCAATGCAATATGATATAACATTCcatccatatttttaaataattcttaaatgatGACAACTATGTTACCTGAACAATCTGATCAAAACGGACATTAGCACAAAGAAAAGTTTGTTGGCTGACATCAAACCCGGGTAAATGCTTCTCTTCTATATCTTCTCCACTAAGACACAAAACtctaaaaacagagaaaaaaattagacctacatttttttacaaataacatcaagggaaaataaaaatttaattgctattttaaagCCTTACCTTGTTTGTCCAACAAAAGACAAGATTAAAGTGTCATCATACTCTGTGGAATCAAGTTTTAAGGGCCACATGCCCTTTACTCCAGGAAGATCAATGCTTGCATGTTCATGGATGCCAATACCATTTCGAATGATGCGTAAAGAACCTTCTTTATAAGCTCCTGAACAAGTAACAAGCTAAGAaagacataaatttaattaatacataaaaagagGTGTTTTTTAGACACCTTGCAATGCATAAGGtaattaatagatataaatatcctaatagaatattttttaaacaataacattgcaaaattatattaaaataaatatttatttaaaaaagcgtaacatcaattgaaagaaaaattagtttactTAATTCGTTAGGTAAATAACAGTAGAATACATTCATGTTAAGGTACTATCAGCCACACTGACAAATTAAGATATTCATTTGGAAAAGGTTAATTTGAGacagattattttattgatgcaaaatttaaaacttcaaatatttgaaataatcatagtttaattaaaataattaaaaaatatatttttcaataaagataaagaaaatgattaaattattaaccTGGCCCTGGCCTTGACGTTCCAAGTCAACAACACACATGTCAATAATTGGTCCTAAATTGGTAAATGTTTCCATAACTTCAGTGAAAGACCCATTGTCATTAGCATGTACATTAAGTTTTACCAACTGTGAGTCACCTAATCTTGAGCCAATATATACTACACCATTGTCCAAATAAGTGATACATTCTGGGATTGTAATCtgtgaaggagaaaaaaaaaaaaaaaaaatcctcataaaaattttagcttttttatgatcttatttacatttttaacccTGCTGGACttcagataataattaatttattaagaagaaaatttacaaaccaatagataaatttaaagatattttgaatttaattgataaaGTTCCTCATTTcaataaaggcaaaaaaaaaaaaaaaacagcatatgAAGTTTAAATGACCCCTCCCCTTacaatttcttcattatatttttgcaaGGATTACCAGTATGTCAAacagaaatttacttttaaaaatcaaaaacaagttaaaaaatttacatcaaacagatagagagagagagagagggagaaatTCAAGCAAGACaaactgcactttttttttttaatatttaaaaattttcaatttaactacctttttcatttagataaatcttaaaatttctatgtaaaa carries:
- the LOC129984562 gene encoding DNA damage-binding protein 1-like, which codes for MSFNYVVTAHKPTSVVACATGNFTSPDDLNLLLAKNTRLEIYLVTAEGLRPIKEIGIYGRITVMKLFRPQEENKDLLFILTHKYSAAILECVNDGGNLEIITRAHGNVSDAIARPSETGSIGIIDPLSRIIGLRLYDGLFKIIPLDKDIKELKAFNLRMEELHVHDIQFLHGCINPTVVMVYQDAQARHVNTYEISMRDKEFLKGPWAQSNVEVEATTLITVPEPFGGAIVIGQESITYYHGEKHIAIAPPLIKQSVINCYCKVDENGSRYLLGNMYGRLFMLLLEKEEKMDGRVIVRDLKFEFLGEITIPECITYLDNGVVYIGSRLGDSQLVKLNVHANDNGSFTEVMETFTNLGPIIDMCVVDLERQGQGQLVTCSGAYKEGSLRIIRNGIGIHEHASIDLPGVKGMWPLKLDSTEYDDTLILSFVGQTRVLCLSGEDIEEKHLPGFDVSQQTFLCANVRFDQIVQVTASSIRLLSRPTKQVLSQWMPPPNQIICVVSANMSQVVCAIRNELYYFEIFEEEIRQTGHTIMENEVACLDVNPLDSAEKTPICAVGLWTDISIRILNLPSLKEIHKEMLGGDIIPRSILATTFESMHYLLCALGDGSLFYFTIDPETGCLAEKKKVTLGTQPTVLKTFRSLATTNVFACSDRPTVIYSSNHKLVFSNVNLKEVSHMCPLNSVGYPDSLALSNDHALLIGTIDEIQKLHIRTVPLGESPRRIAYQEDTQTFGVITTRIDFHDSCGLTPTRRSASTQALNVSVSTSANSIIKLTNSGGPSADDCGQEVDVYSLLIIDQHTFEVLHAHQFLPNEYAMSIVSTKLGEDPNTYYVVGTAIVNSEDSEPKQGRFIIFMWKDGKLQQIAEKEIKGAPYTMVEFNRKLLAAINSTVRLYEWTPERELHNECSYFNNIIALYLKTKGDFILVGDIMRSLALLVYKPLEGSFEEIARDHHPNWMTCVEILDDDTVIGAENSYNLFVCQKDSAAPTDEDRQHLQEVGHFHLGEMINVFRHGSLVMQHPGEITTPTQGSVLFGSVNGCIGLVTQLPEEYFVFLSEVQIRLTKIIKSVGKISHSFFRAFSTERKQEPSAGFIDGDLIESFLDLRRDQMEAVVKGIPFDDGSGMKRNATVDDLVKIVEELTRIH